From a region of the uncultured Desulfatiglans sp. genome:
- a CDS encoding putative Histidine kinase (Evidence 3 : Putative function from multiple computational evidences; Product type e : enzyme) has translation MDEKRVLDFEAGYDAALALIEKIDRLGQVQERIALTDGFSRIWDVLQEEITRLIRAEGCGLFGVEEKTHAFVLREVSDPEIADLCRREIELQIESGAFAWVINRRQPSLIPSLAFSEGWTVLLLPLSTPRQILGAVLVITAQDPSGITHETVRLLTMLARQGALVMENRFLYDRLRQDHEKLRHAQNQIIRAEKLASIGRMAAGASHEILNPLTILSGHLQMLQLQEDLGAGARQKLALVQEQCARIARVVKDLMRFSRNGGEHVLSLDLNILILKGLRLAEKDLRSSLIEVSLDLQENIFPVSGDPEALLQVFLNLVKNARQAMPEGGRLHVSSRMGDDPGVASGNRRFVEMRIRDTGYGIPVELQAKLFEPFLVGGNTTERMGLGLYLCYRIVHGHGGRIDIKSSEGEGTRVIVALPAGPPP, from the coding sequence GTGGATGAGAAGCGCGTGCTGGATTTTGAAGCGGGTTATGACGCGGCCCTCGCGCTTATCGAGAAGATAGACCGGCTGGGGCAGGTTCAAGAACGTATCGCTCTTACGGACGGTTTCAGTCGTATTTGGGATGTGCTTCAGGAAGAAATAACGCGTTTGATTCGGGCGGAGGGGTGCGGGCTGTTTGGTGTCGAGGAGAAGACCCATGCGTTTGTCCTGCGCGAGGTGTCCGATCCAGAAATAGCGGATCTTTGTCGGCGGGAGATTGAACTGCAGATCGAGAGCGGTGCTTTTGCTTGGGTGATCAATCGGCGTCAGCCTTCGCTCATTCCTTCGCTTGCTTTCAGTGAAGGATGGACCGTGCTGCTTTTGCCGCTTTCGACCCCGCGCCAAATTCTTGGCGCGGTGCTCGTTATTACTGCCCAGGATCCTAGCGGCATTACCCACGAAACCGTCAGGTTGTTGACGATGCTTGCCAGGCAGGGGGCGCTGGTTATGGAGAACAGATTTCTCTATGACCGTTTGCGCCAGGACCATGAAAAATTGCGACACGCCCAGAACCAGATCATTCGGGCCGAAAAGCTGGCGTCGATTGGACGGATGGCTGCAGGTGCATCGCACGAGATTCTGAATCCTCTGACCATTCTTTCCGGGCACCTCCAAATGCTGCAGTTGCAAGAGGATCTCGGTGCCGGAGCACGTCAAAAACTTGCTTTGGTGCAGGAGCAATGCGCTCGCATCGCACGGGTGGTTAAAGACCTGATGCGCTTTTCCCGGAATGGAGGAGAGCATGTCTTGAGCCTGGATTTGAACATACTGATCCTGAAGGGGCTGCGACTGGCAGAGAAAGACCTGCGGTCTTCCTTGATTGAAGTTTCGCTGGATCTGCAGGAAAATATCTTTCCGGTTAGCGGAGATCCCGAGGCCCTTTTGCAGGTTTTTCTGAATCTCGTGAAGAATGCGCGGCAAGCTATGCCGGAGGGCGGGCGCCTCCACGTTAGCAGTCGCATGGGCGATGACCCTGGCGTAGCATCCGGAAATAGGCGATTTGTCGAGATGAGGATCCGTGATACGGGCTATGGGATTCCTGTGGAGTTGCAGGCCAAGCTTTTCGAGCCTTTTCTGGTGGGGGGGAATACCACAGAGAGGATGGGGCTGGGTCTTTATCTGTGTTATCGTATCGTGCACGGGCACGGCGGGCGTATCGATATAAAGAGCAGTGAAGGAGAGGGGACCAGGGTCATTGTGGCTTTGCCGGCAGGACCGCCACCCTGA
- a CDS encoding hypothetical protein (Evidence 5 : Unknown function), with translation MVFLANLGVNLHVCLCGDLEVASASTLDFLDIGQKSSFPDWKPGSPRKSFPGGIYLDHWKMVFLADLGVNLQICFWGDLRVYSTQTFDCIDIDLGLAAERWDGAPAGCEG, from the coding sequence ATGGTCTTTTTGGCCAATCTCGGCGTCAATCTGCACGTTTGCTTGTGCGGCGACCTGGAGGTCGCCTCCGCGTCAACGCTTGATTTCCTTGATATTGGCCAAAAATCCTCATTTCCGGATTGGAAACCGGGTTCTCCCAGGAAATCGTTTCCGGGTGGGATCTATTTAGATCATTGGAAAATGGTTTTTTTGGCCGATCTCGGCGTCAATCTGCAGATTTGTTTTTGGGGTGATCTGCGGGTTTACTCAACGCAAACATTTGATTGCATTGATATTGATTTGGGACTCGCTGCGGAACGGTGGGACGGAGCACCCGCAGGATGTGAAGGGTAG